One Pseudomonas sp. B21_DOA genomic window, AGCTCCATGGGGTTGGCGCCGAGGGCACTGATGACAAGGAATTGTTCGCGAACTGTGGGGGTGGACATGCAGCATTCCTAAAGCGATGAGCGGTCGGTAGGTTGACGGGCGTTGGTGGCCGGGAGTGCCTGTTCTGGCGGCCGTATAAAGAGACCCGGCCAGCGTTCGCGGCTCGCTCCACTGTGCGGGAGCGCGTCGATGCGACGCAGGAACGGGGCCTGGGAGGCCGAAAAGGGAGGCTGAAACCCGGCGTACAAGCTGATCTGTACCGATCAAAGTCTGAAGGGTAGCGAAAAGCGGCGCCAAGGGGAATGGCGGCGGCGCAGTACTTCGCTTGTGCAAGCATCTTGGCGCCAGTACCATTACCGCTCTCTTTTCCGGCAGGAGCGGTTTCATGATTGCGGGCAGTATGGTGGCACTGGTCACTCCCATGGATGCACAAGGGCGTCTTGACTGGGACAGCCTCAGCAAACTCGTGGACTTCCACCTCAAGAACGGCACCCATGCCATCGTCGCCGTCGGTACCACCGGCGAGTCGGCCACCCTTGATGTAGAAGAGCACATCGCCGTCATCAAAGCCGTGGTCAAACAGGTTGCCGGGCGCATTCCGGTCATCGCCGGCACCGGCGCCAATTCGACCCGCGAAGCCGTCGAGCTGACCCGCAACGCCAAGGCCGCCGGCGCCGATGCCTGCCTGCTGGTGGTTCCTTATTACAACAAGCCGACCCAGGAAGGTCTGTACCAGCACTTCAAGCACATCGCTGAAGCCGTCGACATTCCGCAGATTCTCTACAACGTTCCCGGCCGCACCTCCTGCGACATGCAGGCCGAGACGGTGATTCGCCTGTCCACCGTGCCGAACATCATCGGCATCAAGGAAGCCACCGGCGATCTCAATCGCGCCAAAGCGATCATCGATGGCGTGAGCAAGGATTTCATCGTGCTGTCCGGCGACGATCCGACCGCTGTCGAGCTGATCCTGCTGGGCGGCAAAGGCAACATCTCGGTCACCGCCAACGTCGCCCCGCGCGAAATGGCTGACCTGTGCGAGGCCGCGCTGAAGGGCGACGCCGATACCGCGCGCGCAATCAACGAAAAACTGATGCCCCTGCACAAGGACCTGTTCATCGAAGCCAACCCGATTCCGGTGAAATGGGCTTTGGTCGAAATGGGCCTGATGCACGAAGGCATCCGCCTGCCACTGACCTGGCTGAGCACCCCTTGTCATGAAACGCTGCGCTCGGCCCTGCGCCAGTGCAGCGTCCTGGTTTAATTGAGGAAGTACAACGCATGAAGCGAATGGCCGGACTTTCCGCACTTGCCTTGATTATCTCCAGCACCAGTGGCTGCGGATGGGTCTGGGGGCCGGAAGGTTATTTCCGCGACCGTGGAAGCGATTACCTGCAAGCGCAACAGACTGCACCGATGCAATTGCCACCGGATGTGAGCACTGCCAAGCGTCTCGATCCGCTGTTGCCGATCCCGCGCAACGTGGCCGATGACACCGCGACGGGCGAATACGTTGTTCCGCGTCCTCAGCCGCTGTCGGCGGTTGCCGATGCCACTGATTATTCGCTGCAGAAGAGCGGTGATACGCGTTGGGTCGTGGCCCAGCATCCACCGGCCGAAGTCTGGCCAGTGGCGCTGCAGTTCTTCCAGGACAACGGTTTCCGTCTGGATGAACAGCGTCCGCAGACCGGTGAATTCACCACCACCTGGCAGCACTCCGACGAGCTGTCCGCGTCGATGGCCAAGCGCCTGAGCGCGGCCGGTATCGCCAGCGACAGCGAAACCCGCGTGCGCGTGCGCATCGAGCCGGGCGTGCAGCGCAACACCAGTGAAATCTACGTGGTCAGCGCCGAGCGTCCTGCTGGCAGCACGGCCGACGTAGCCTTCACCAACCGTTCGGTCAACACTGGCCTGGACGCTGCGCTGGTCGACGACATGCTCGCGAGCATGAGCCGCACCTCCGAGAAGGGCGGTTCGGTGTCGATGCTGGCCTCGCGTGATTTCGACGCGCCAAGCCGCGTCAGCCTCAGCGAAGACGGTAGCGGCAACCCGGTGTTGAACGTCGGTACCGATCTGGACCGCGCCTGGTCGAGCGTCGGCCGTGCGCTGGAACAGGGCGAATGGCGCGTTGAAGACATCAACCGCAGCCTGGGCCTGTACTACATCAACCTGGCCGAAAAAGCCGAGAAGAAAGACGACAAGCCTGGCTTCCTCAGCAGTCTGTTCGGCAGCGCGCCGAGCAAGGAAGAAGTCGAAGCCCGCGCCGAGCGTTATCAGGTTCGCCTGAGCAAGGTGGGCGAGAACATCCAGGTCACCGTCGAAAAGAACATCAACACCGTCGCACCTGCCGATGTCGCGCGTAAAGTGTTGAGCGTGATTCAGGACAACCTGGGCTGATCCGATATGCGTTTTGCCGTTCTCGGCAGCGGTAGCCAAGGGAACGGCACGCTGATCGCCAGTGCTGATACGTATGTGCTGGTGGATTGTGGTTTTCCCTGCGGGAAACCGAAAGACGTCTGTTGCGCCTGGGTGTGCACCCGGCGCAACTGAGCGCGATACTTGTGACCCACGAACATGCCGACCACGTGCATGGCGTGGGTTTGCTGTCTCGGCGCTACAATCTGCCGGTCTACCTCAGTCGCGGCACGTTGCGGGGGATGCGCAAACCGCTTGAACCGGCGGGCTTTCTGGCCGGCGGCGAGCAACTGCAGATCGGCGCACTGAACGTCGGGGTCATTGCCGTGGCCCATGACGCGCAGGAGCCGACCCAGTATGTCTTCAGCGATCAGGAACAGCGGCGCTTCGGCCTGCTGACCGACCTGGGGTCGTTCTGCGAGCGGGTGCTGGATGGCTATCGGGATCTCGATGCGTTGATGATCGAGTCCAACCATTGCCGCGACATGTTGGCCCGTGGTCATTACCCGTACTTTCTCAAGCAGCGGGTGGGCGGCGAACGCGGGCATCTAAACAACCATCAGGCGGCATTCCTGGTGGCCGAGTTGGGCTGGCAGGGTTTGCAACACCTGGTTCTGGCCCATCTGAGCAGCAAGAACAACCTGCCGCAGCTGGCCCGGCAATGTTTTGTCGACACCCTCGGGTGCGACCCGGACTGGCTGCAACTGGCCGATCAAGATTCAGGGCTCGACTGGCGCCACATCGCCTAGCCCACCTACTTAGCAAGCGGAGCCCATCATGGAAAAACGTGAAGAACTCTACCGCGGCAAAGCCAAATCGGTTTACAAGACCGACGACGCTGACCGCTTGATCCTGCTGTTTCGCAACGACACCTCGGCGTTCGACGGCAAGCGCATCGAACAGCTCGATCGCAAAGGTATGGTGAACAACAAGTTCAACGCCTTCATCATGCAGAAGCTCGAAGCGGCCGGCGTGCCGACCCAGTTCGACAAACTGCTGGGCGACAACGAATGCCTGGTGAAGAAACTCGACATGATCCCGGTGGAATGCGTCGTGCGTAACTACGCCGCCGGCAGCCTGGTCAAGCGTCTGGGCGTCGAGGAGGGCATGAAGCTCAACCCGTACACCTTCGAACTGTTTTTGAAGGACGACGCCAAGGGCGACCCGTTCATCAACGAATCCCATGTCGTGGCGTTCGGTTGGGGCACCGCCGAGCAACTGGCACGCATGAAAGAACTGTCGCTCAAGGTCAACGAAGTCCTGAGCAAACTGTTCGACGACGCCGGCCTGCTGCTGGTCGACTTCAAGCTTGAATTCGGCGTGTTCAGCGACGGCTCCATCGTCCTCGGCGACGAGTTCAGCCCGGACGGCTGCCGTCTGTGGGACAAGGACACCAAGAAGAAGATGGACAAGGACCGCTTCCGTCAGGGCCTCGGTGACGTCATCGAAGCCTACGAAGAAGTCGCCGCTCGTCTGGGTGTACCGCTTTAATCGACGCAAGCATCTGATAGCACGGAAAAAATTTCGTTTGGGGGTTCGCAACCAACGAAAGTGTTGTTATGATGCGCGCCGTTGGAGAGATGCCAGAGTGGCCGAATGGGACGGATTCGAAATCCGTTGTACCTTCACCGGTACCTAGGGTTCGAATCCCTATCTCTCCGCCATTATTGAACAAGACGAAGCCCCCGTAATCATTGCTGATTACGGGGGCTTTTTCGTTTCTGGCGTTTTGTTCGTTACGCTTTTCGGGTACAACCTGCCGACTGCATAAAAGGAACAGCTCGATGAGTGAAGTTCAGCCGTTGGCGGGGGATGACGATGTGAAGCCGCAGGCCGTGAGTCTGCGCGAGGCTTTCTGGTTCTGGTTGAAGCTGGGCTTTATCAGTTTCGGCGGGCCGGCCGGGCAGATTTCGATCATGCACCAGGAGTTGGTCGAGCGGCGACGCTGGATTTCCGAGCGGCGTTTTCTGCATGCCTTGAACTACTGCATGTTGCTGCCGGGGCCGGAGGCGCAGCAGTTGGCGACCTACATCGGCTGGTTGATGCATCGAAGCTGGGGCGGCATTGTGGCCGGGGCTTTATTCGTGTTGCCTTCGCTGTTCATCCTGATTTTCCTGTCGTGGCTGTACATCGCCTTCGGTGAAGTGCCGGTGGTGGCCGGGCTGTTTTACGGGATCAAGCCTGCGGTGACGGCCATCGTGGTGCAGGCGGCGCATCGCATTGGTTCGCGGGCGCTGAAGAACAATTGGCTGTGGGCGATTGCGGCAGCGTCGTTTACCGCGATTTTTGCGTTCAATGTGCCGTTCCCGCTGATCGTGCTGGGCGCGGCGGTGATTGGCTATTTTGGCGGACGCTTGGCGCCGGAGAAATTCAGGGCCGGCGGGCATAGCGCGGCGAAGAAGTCTTTCGGTGCGGCGTTGATCGACGACGACACGCCAACTCCGGCGCATGCCCGTTTCAGCTGGACGAAACTGGCCATGCTCGCCGTGATTGGCGCCGCGCTCTGGGCATTGCCGATGGGCGTATTGACCGCGCTATTCGGCTGGCAGGGCACGTTGACGCAAATGAGCTGGTTCTTCACCAAAGCTGCGCTGCTTACCTTTGGCGGAGCTTATGCGGTGTTGCCCTATGTCTATCAAGGTGCGGTCGGCCACTACGGCTGGCTGACCCCGACGCAGATGATCGACGGCCTGGCGCTGGGCGAAACCACGCCCGGGCCGCTGATCATGGTGGTGGCATTTGTCGGTTTTGTCGGGGCTTATGTGACGCAGGTGTTCGTTGCCGATCAGGTGTTTCTTGCCGGAGCGGTTGCCGCTGCGCTGGTCACTTGGTTCACCTTTCTACCCTCATTCCTGTTCATCCTCGCCGGCGGCCCGCTGGTGGAGTCGACGCACGATGAACTCAAATTCACCGCCCGCTGACCGCGGTCACCGCTGCGGTGGTTGGGGTGATCCTCAATCTGGCGTGTTTCTTCGGTTATCACGTGCTCTGGCCGCAGGGCTTCAGCGCCAGCCTGGACTGGCCGTCGGCGTTGATTGCGATTGCCGCGGCCATTGCGCTGTTTCGCTTCAAGCGCGGGGTGATTGAGGTGCTGCTGGGGTGTGCGCTGATCGGGTTGGTGGTGCATTTGCTGCGTTGATTCATGCGGTCAGGCCCAGCCAGCCGTGGAAACCGACGTAAAGCCCAACCGCGATAATCAGAACGCCAGACACATACGGCGCCCTCCGCGCCAATGTGCCCAACCACGGCCAACGATTGGACGCCTGTCTGGCGCCAATCGCCGCCGCAGCTCCCACGGTCACCAGAGTGATCGCCAAGCCGATGCTGAAACACAACACCAGCATGCCGCCCAGCGCGACCTCTTTGACTTGCAAACACAGCAGCAGAACGGTGATCGCGGCGGGGCAGGGGATCAAACCGCCGGTCAAACCGAATACAACAATCTGCCCCGTTGTCACTTCGCGATGGCTAAAGCGCTTGCGAATATCCTCGGCATGCGCGCGCTCATGGGCGTCCTGATAACCTTCAACTGCCAGCGCCAGACCTTCCGATTCGGTGTGACCATGGTGATGCTTGTGATCATGATCGTCATGATGATCATGCCCATGAGCAACGTTGAACATCCGCTCACCCCGCCAGGTCCGCCACAACATCCATAGCGCAATCGCAATGATCAACGCCGCAGACGCCAGCTGAAAGTACGGCTCGGTGGTCTGCGCATCCAGCCCGGCGCCCAGGTACATTCCGCCAATCGCCACCAGCCAGACCACCGCCGTGTGCGACAACGTCGCGGCCAGGCCCAACAGCACGGCCTGTTTGACCGAGCCACGAATGGCGACGATGAACGCCGCCATCATTGTTTTCGAATGGCCCGGTTCCAGGCCATGCAAAGCGCCGAGCAGAACCGCACTGGGGAAATACAGCCAGGCGTTGGCCCCGCCTTGTTGCAGCAGTTGAGCAAAATCGGGCATGTCGGAACCTAGAGGTATTTGGTGATTTGTTTGAACGCTTCCAGCGGTGCGCGCTCGCCGTTGCCCAGTGCCGAGACGGTGTCTTCCAGGCAATGGTCGATGTGATCCTGAATCAACGTGCGCTTGGCCTGGCAGATGGCTTTTTCAACCGCGTGCAGTTGCTGGGCGATGTCCACGCACTCGCGGCCTTCTTCGATCATCGTGATGATGCCGCGCAAATGACCGTCCGCACGCTTGAGGCGTTTGATGATTGCTTCGTGGCTTTGGTGAACATGAGCATGCCCGTGTTCGTGTGTGTGCTTACTCATTTTTTGCACCTCGAAGCAGATCTGAACGTGCGCCAATGCTATCCCCCTGGGGGATACTAACAAGCCCTGAAACAGCGCGTCGTGAACCCGTTGCTGTGTGATTAGTTCCGCTCAATTCAAAGCGAGCAGCGCAAGCGGCACACCGCCGTTTCGCTTGATCCCGCGGTTCAAACCATTTGTCCTGTCACTTCAAATTTTTTGAAATTTCCGCGAAGACAATGCTTCACAAAAGGGTAGGCAGGCTTTTAACCCACGACTTGCCACGCTTATCCGACTGAGGAGATTTGTCATGTTTCTACATAACAAGCGACTTCAATACACCGTTCGTGTCGCCCAGCCCAATCCGGGACTGGCCAATCTGTTGCTCGAGCAGTTTGGCGGCGCACAAGGTGAACTGGCGGCGGCTTCGCGCTATTTCACTCAAGCGCTGGCCGAGGACGATCCGGGACGCAAAGACCTGCTGATGGACATTGCCACTGAAGAACTCAGCCACCTGGAAATCATTGGCTCGATCATCGTCATGCTCAACAAGGGCGCGAAAGGCCGGATGGCCGAAGGCGTCGAGCAGGAGGGTGAGCTGTATCGCTCTTTGAATGGCAATGGCAATGACTCGCACATCACCAGCCTGCTCTATGGTGCCGGTTCGCCGTTGACCAACTCGGCCGGTGTGCCTTGGACGGCGGCATACATCGATACGATCGGCGAGCCCACCGCCGACATGCGCTCCAACATCGCTGCAGAAGCGCGGGCGAAGATTGTTTACGAGCGCTTGATGAACGTGACCGATGACCCCGGCGTGAAAGAGGCGCTGGGCTTTCTGATGACCCGCGAGATCGCCCACCAGTTGTCGTTCGAAAAAGCCCTGCATTCGATTCAGCCCAACTTCCCGCAAGGCAAGCTGCCCGGCATGCCTGAGTTCACCAACGTCTACTTCAACATGTCGCAAGGCACCGAAAGCATGCGCGGGCCGTGGAATCA contains:
- the dapA gene encoding 4-hydroxy-tetrahydrodipicolinate synthase — its product is MIAGSMVALVTPMDAQGRLDWDSLSKLVDFHLKNGTHAIVAVGTTGESATLDVEEHIAVIKAVVKQVAGRIPVIAGTGANSTREAVELTRNAKAAGADACLLVVPYYNKPTQEGLYQHFKHIAEAVDIPQILYNVPGRTSCDMQAETVIRLSTVPNIIGIKEATGDLNRAKAIIDGVSKDFIVLSGDDPTAVELILLGGKGNISVTANVAPREMADLCEAALKGDADTARAINEKLMPLHKDLFIEANPIPVKWALVEMGLMHEGIRLPLTWLSTPCHETLRSALRQCSVLV
- the bamC gene encoding outer membrane protein assembly factor BamC; translation: MKRMAGLSALALIISSTSGCGWVWGPEGYFRDRGSDYLQAQQTAPMQLPPDVSTAKRLDPLLPIPRNVADDTATGEYVVPRPQPLSAVADATDYSLQKSGDTRWVVAQHPPAEVWPVALQFFQDNGFRLDEQRPQTGEFTTTWQHSDELSASMAKRLSAAGIASDSETRVRVRIEPGVQRNTSEIYVVSAERPAGSTADVAFTNRSVNTGLDAALVDDMLASMSRTSEKGGSVSMLASRDFDAPSRVSLSEDGSGNPVLNVGTDLDRAWSSVGRALEQGEWRVEDINRSLGLYYINLAEKAEKKDDKPGFLSSLFGSAPSKEEVEARAERYQVRLSKVGENIQVTVEKNINTVAPADVARKVLSVIQDNLG
- a CDS encoding phosphoribosylaminoimidazolesuccinocarboxamide synthase produces the protein MEKREELYRGKAKSVYKTDDADRLILLFRNDTSAFDGKRIEQLDRKGMVNNKFNAFIMQKLEAAGVPTQFDKLLGDNECLVKKLDMIPVECVVRNYAAGSLVKRLGVEEGMKLNPYTFELFLKDDAKGDPFINESHVVAFGWGTAEQLARMKELSLKVNEVLSKLFDDAGLLLVDFKLEFGVFSDGSIVLGDEFSPDGCRLWDKDTKKKMDKDRFRQGLGDVIEAYEEVAARLGVPL
- the rcnA gene encoding nickel/cobalt efflux transporter RcnA, with translation MPDFAQLLQQGGANAWLYFPSAVLLGALHGLEPGHSKTMMAAFIVAIRGSVKQAVLLGLAATLSHTAVVWLVAIGGMYLGAGLDAQTTEPYFQLASAALIIAIALWMLWRTWRGERMFNVAHGHDHHDDHDHKHHHGHTESEGLALAVEGYQDAHERAHAEDIRKRFSHREVTTGQIVVFGLTGGLIPCPAAITVLLLCLQVKEVALGGMLVLCFSIGLAITLVTVGAAAAIGARQASNRWPWLGTLARRAPYVSGVLIIAVGLYVGFHGWLGLTA
- a CDS encoding metal-sensing transcriptional repressor translates to MSKHTHEHGHAHVHQSHEAIIKRLKRADGHLRGIITMIEEGRECVDIAQQLHAVEKAICQAKRTLIQDHIDHCLEDTVSALGNGERAPLEAFKQITKYL
- a CDS encoding manganese catalase family protein, whose translation is MFLHNKRLQYTVRVAQPNPGLANLLLEQFGGAQGELAAASRYFTQALAEDDPGRKDLLMDIATEELSHLEIIGSIIVMLNKGAKGRMAEGVEQEGELYRSLNGNGNDSHITSLLYGAGSPLTNSAGVPWTAAYIDTIGEPTADMRSNIAAEARAKIVYERLMNVTDDPGVKEALGFLMTREIAHQLSFEKALHSIQPNFPQGKLPGMPEFTNVYFNMSQGTESMRGPWNQGDDWEFVESPTPAVDGGDGLATVQLDSADEALLENMKMRTMSDPNSEPVTGADLGSGAQAKPGL